One region of Bacteroidales bacterium genomic DNA includes:
- a CDS encoding nucleotidyltransferase domain-containing protein, with product MTAKTKNILRKTKEKLVRRFGEDIRDVILFGSRAEGNYSVSSDYDMLIVLKNNYDWKYKNEIFDTIFEIEYQYDLIMDVHIVTEYELKHSLRGAHPLFQNAISNGIHA from the coding sequence ATGACTGCAAAGACTAAAAATATATTGAGAAAAACCAAGGAGAAACTGGTCCGTAGATTTGGCGAGGATATAAGGGATGTGATCCTTTTCGGCTCCAGGGCTGAAGGAAATTATTCTGTTTCCTCCGATTACGACATGTTGATTGTTTTAAAAAACAACTATGACTGGAAGTATAAAAATGAAATATTTGATACAATCTTTGAAATTGAATATCAATACGATCTCATAATGGATGTTCATATTGTTACCGAATATGAATTGAAGCATAGTTTAAGAGGTGCGCATCCATTATTTCAAAATGCAATTTCAAATGGTATACACGCATAA